Proteins from a single region of Amorphus orientalis:
- the mgtE gene encoding magnesium transporter, with product MAEAAEADIRTEIAPLFRDDEGHLNTDFLEAVEAAVVSEDRDTLEQLIDGLHEVDVAELLTALTPELRIGFIATLGDSFDYTALTEVEEAIRLQILGNLPPHTVADGLAALDSDDAVYILEDLEEDEKQAILARLPFAKRHRLARSLDYPEETAGRRMQSDFVALPPFWSVGQVIDALREEEDLPDSFYQIFVVDPAFRLLGTVALDRLLRTPRPTRISEIMNEAPHTVLATEDQEEVAHVFQRYNLVSAAVVDENERLVGVLTIDDIVDIIEEEAEEDIRYLTGAGDAELSDTVYYTARTRIPWLLVNMATAFLAAFVIGIFDGTIQEMVALAVLMPIVASIGGNAGIQAMTVTVRALASKAISSRNTARVIGREVLVALANGSIIAAIVGLIAGLVFQNPDLGGVIAAALVFNVLCAGFFGVVTPILLNKLGADPAVASSVFLTTLTDVIGFLAFLGLAAWWFGIF from the coding sequence ATGGCTGAAGCCGCCGAAGCCGATATCCGCACAGAGATCGCGCCCCTTTTTCGCGATGACGAGGGCCATCTGAACACCGATTTTCTCGAAGCGGTGGAAGCGGCCGTCGTCTCGGAAGACCGTGACACTCTGGAACAGCTGATCGACGGCCTGCACGAGGTCGACGTCGCCGAACTCCTGACCGCCCTCACGCCCGAGCTGCGCATCGGCTTCATCGCGACGCTCGGCGATTCCTTCGACTACACCGCCCTGACAGAAGTCGAAGAGGCGATCCGCCTCCAGATTCTGGGAAACCTTCCTCCGCATACCGTCGCAGACGGTCTCGCCGCGCTGGATTCCGACGACGCCGTCTACATTCTCGAAGACCTCGAGGAGGACGAAAAGCAGGCGATCCTCGCCCGGCTTCCGTTCGCAAAGCGGCATCGGCTCGCCCGCTCGCTGGACTATCCGGAGGAGACCGCCGGCCGGCGCATGCAGTCCGACTTCGTCGCGCTGCCGCCGTTCTGGTCCGTCGGCCAGGTCATCGACGCCCTGCGCGAGGAAGAGGATCTCCCCGACAGTTTCTATCAGATCTTCGTCGTCGATCCCGCGTTCCGGCTCCTGGGCACCGTCGCCCTCGACCGCCTGCTGCGAACGCCCCGTCCGACGCGGATTTCCGAGATCATGAACGAAGCACCGCACACGGTGCTCGCCACGGAAGACCAGGAAGAGGTCGCCCACGTCTTCCAGCGCTACAACCTCGTTTCCGCGGCCGTTGTCGACGAGAACGAGCGGCTCGTCGGCGTGCTGACCATCGACGACATCGTCGACATCATCGAAGAAGAGGCCGAAGAGGACATCCGGTATCTCACCGGTGCTGGTGACGCGGAACTCTCCGACACCGTCTACTACACGGCCCGGACCCGGATTCCGTGGCTTCTGGTCAACATGGCCACGGCGTTTCTCGCCGCATTCGTCATCGGCATCTTTGACGGGACGATCCAGGAGATGGTCGCCCTCGCCGTGCTGATGCCGATCGTCGCCTCGATCGGCGGCAATGCCGGCATCCAGGCCATGACAGTGACGGTTCGCGCGCTGGCCTCGAAAGCAATCTCGAGCCGCAACACGGCGCGCGTGATCGGCCGGGAAGTCCTGGTCGCGCTCGCCAACGGCAGCATCATCGCGGCGATCGTCGGACTGATCGCCGGCCTCGTCTTTCAGAACCCGGATCTCGGCGGTGTCATCGCGGCAGCCCTGGTCTTCAACGTACTGTGCGCGGGGTTCTTCGGGGTCGTGACGCCGATCCTGCTGAACAAGCTGGGTGCCGACCCTGCCGTGGCGTCGAGCGTGTTTCTCACCACACTCACCGACGTGATCGGCTTCCTCGCCTTTCTGGGCCTGGCGGCCTGGTGGTTCGGGATCTTCTGA
- a CDS encoding formylglycine-generating enzyme family protein, which yields MSLSKLSVLFATVAVAALSMSGLSARAYDGFVRLDGGTFTMGSERFYPEEGPAEQVTVGPFAISTTEVTNADFAAFVEATGYVTTAERGLSAEDHPNMPEELRKPGSMVFAQPPESVSLADPNAWWRYVAGADWRHPAGPNTSIEGLDDHPVVQVSPEDAAAYAEWAGGRLPTEAEWEFAARGGLEDADYAWGDTFHDPEEGWKANTWQGLFPSVDMAEDGHHGTAPAASFAPNGYGLHDMVGNVWEYVGDWWVPGHLKGPKTDPAGPPQALAARFSAPEVGPMRVVKGGSWLCAPSYCKRYRPSARQPAELSLGTNHIGFRIVKDVED from the coding sequence ATGAGCCTTTCGAAGTTGTCAGTCCTTTTCGCCACAGTGGCTGTTGCCGCGCTTTCGATGTCCGGACTTTCCGCCCGCGCCTACGATGGCTTCGTTCGCCTCGATGGCGGCACCTTCACGATGGGCTCGGAGCGCTTCTACCCGGAGGAAGGACCTGCTGAGCAGGTCACGGTCGGGCCCTTCGCGATTTCAACGACGGAGGTCACCAACGCTGACTTCGCAGCCTTCGTGGAGGCGACCGGCTATGTGACCACCGCGGAACGGGGCCTCAGTGCCGAAGATCACCCGAACATGCCGGAGGAGCTTCGCAAGCCCGGGTCGATGGTCTTCGCCCAGCCGCCGGAATCGGTCTCGCTGGCCGATCCCAACGCTTGGTGGCGCTACGTCGCCGGTGCGGACTGGCGTCATCCGGCTGGACCGAATACCTCCATCGAGGGTCTGGACGATCACCCGGTCGTGCAGGTCTCGCCGGAGGATGCCGCGGCCTATGCCGAATGGGCCGGCGGACGGCTGCCTACCGAGGCCGAGTGGGAATTCGCAGCGCGCGGCGGTCTCGAAGACGCGGACTATGCCTGGGGCGACACCTTCCACGATCCGGAAGAGGGCTGGAAGGCCAACACCTGGCAGGGCCTTTTTCCGAGCGTGGACATGGCGGAAGACGGCCATCATGGCACCGCACCGGCAGCGTCGTTCGCGCCGAACGGCTACGGGCTCCACGACATGGTTGGCAACGTCTGGGAATATGTCGGCGACTGGTGGGTGCCGGGCCATCTGAAGGGGCCGAAAACCGATCCAGCAGGTCCGCCCCAGGCGCTGGCGGCGCGCTTCAGCGCACCCGAAGTCGGTCCGATGCGGGTGGTGAAGGGCGGGTCGTGGCTCTGCGCGCCGTCCTATTGCAAGCGGTACCGCCCGTCCGCCCGTCAGCCGGCCGAGCTGAGCCTCGGCACGAACCATATCGGCTTCCGGATCGTGAAGGACGTCGAGGACTGA
- a CDS encoding neuromedin U — MAMDTMRGITIASALGIVLALTGGTSGAAMAQDGGAATDLQVAAQNPIADLVSLPFQENLYFGGGLDEPLSVLNIQPVFPVAFNDRWNVIFRPILPVISAPGAFPGDGRTTGLGDLLFETFLSPSTPLETGLGSITWGVGSALTLPTHTDDGLGSRTYSAGPAFVAFIVKAPFSYGFLAFNQWSFAGPQNAPDVNQLVFQPFVNFNLSDGWSLQTSPVVTVDWTRSDDNVTLPIGGGVSKLTTIGKQPVKFSANLYYNALRPDSGPEWQSQFQVTLLFPK, encoded by the coding sequence ATGGCCATGGACACGATGCGAGGGATAACCATTGCCTCCGCGCTGGGGATCGTCCTCGCGCTCACTGGCGGAACGTCCGGGGCGGCCATGGCCCAGGACGGCGGCGCTGCAACGGATCTGCAGGTCGCCGCCCAGAATCCGATCGCCGACCTGGTCTCGCTGCCGTTTCAGGAAAATCTCTATTTCGGCGGCGGGCTCGACGAACCGTTGAGCGTCCTCAACATCCAGCCGGTGTTTCCGGTCGCCTTCAACGACCGCTGGAACGTGATTTTCAGGCCGATCCTGCCGGTGATCTCGGCGCCAGGCGCCTTTCCGGGAGACGGTCGGACTACGGGGCTGGGCGATCTCCTGTTCGAGACCTTCCTGTCGCCCTCCACGCCGCTGGAAACCGGCCTCGGGTCGATCACCTGGGGCGTCGGCTCGGCGCTCACGCTGCCGACCCACACCGACGACGGGCTGGGCTCACGGACCTATTCGGCCGGCCCGGCCTTCGTGGCGTTCATCGTGAAGGCGCCGTTCTCCTACGGCTTCCTCGCGTTCAATCAGTGGTCCTTTGCCGGACCGCAGAATGCACCGGACGTGAACCAGCTCGTCTTTCAGCCCTTCGTGAACTTCAACCTGTCGGACGGCTGGTCGCTGCAGACGTCACCGGTCGTCACCGTCGACTGGACCCGCTCCGATGACAACGTGACGCTGCCGATCGGCGGCGGCGTGTCCAAGCTCACGACCATCGGAAAGCAGCCGGTCAAGTTCTCCGCCAACCTCTACTACAACGCCCTTCGCCCAGACAGCGGCCCGGAGTGGCAGAGCCAGTTCCAGGTCACGCTGCTGTTTCCCAAGTGA